From the Bacteriovorax sp. Seq25_V genome, one window contains:
- a CDS encoding low molecular weight protein-tyrosine-phosphatase gives MKKILFVCLGNICRSPAAHGVMENEVKRLGKQDEFFIDSAGTSGQHSGDLPDARMRQSATSRGYTLDSLSRKFTVDDFEEFDLILAMDKSNLSNILKLDSNEKYRGKVRLFCEFCTRTSLEEVPDPYWSGRDGFEQVLDIVEDGVQGILKCYESEKK, from the coding sequence ATGAAAAAAATTCTATTTGTTTGTCTTGGAAATATTTGTCGCTCACCAGCTGCTCATGGGGTGATGGAAAACGAAGTTAAAAGACTTGGAAAGCAGGATGAATTCTTTATTGATTCAGCGGGAACATCAGGACAGCATTCTGGAGACCTTCCCGATGCTAGAATGAGACAATCGGCTACAAGCCGTGGATATACTCTTGATAGTCTTTCACGTAAATTTACTGTTGATGATTTTGAAGAATTTGATCTTATTCTTGCTATGGATAAATCAAACTTAAGTAATATTTTAAAATTAGATTCGAATGAAAAATATCGCGGAAAAGTTAGACTCTTTTGTGAATTTTGCACAAGAACGAGTTTAGAAGAAGTACCCGATCCTTACTGGAGCGGGCGAGATGGCTTTGAACAAGTTCTCGATATCGTGGAAGACGGGGTTCAAGGAATCCTAAAATGTTATGAATCAGAAAAAAAGTAA
- the greB gene encoding transcription elongation factor GreB codes for MNQKKSNYITHIGYKVLVDELNLLIKEERPKTTEIVKWAASLGDRSENADYIYGKKKLREIDRRIRFLNSRIDDAVVINPTEIKSEKVQFGATVLVCNEEGEEKTFSIVGIDESKPAEGKISWVSPIAKSMLGKTVGDEVLVRSPKGEMEYEILEINYKEIL; via the coding sequence ATGAATCAGAAAAAAAGTAATTATATTACTCATATTGGCTACAAAGTTTTAGTCGATGAACTAAATCTTCTCATCAAAGAAGAGAGGCCTAAGACGACTGAGATTGTAAAATGGGCAGCTTCGTTAGGTGATCGTTCTGAAAATGCTGATTATATATACGGAAAGAAAAAACTTCGTGAAATAGATCGTCGTATTCGATTTTTAAATTCAAGAATTGATGATGCTGTCGTTATTAATCCAACAGAAATCAAAAGTGAGAAAGTTCAATTTGGTGCGACTGTCTTAGTTTGTAACGAAGAGGGGGAAGAGAAAACTTTTTCTATTGTTGGAATTGATGAGAGCAAGCCTGCGGAAGGCAAAATTAGCTGGGTCTCGCCAATCGCGAAGAGTATGCTTGGCAAAACTGTTGGAGATGAGGTTCTTGTTCGCTCACCAAAAGGTGAAATGGAATATGAAATTTTAGAAATTAACTATAAGGAAATTTTATGA
- a CDS encoding DUF6165 family protein — protein sequence MMIECSVSLGELVDKITILEIKQEKIKDDAKQLLIADELSALNTKLQALNLNDLKDLKDELRHINHKLWLIEDDIRDKESAKEFDQDFIELARSVYITNDLRFKVKNLINMRYNSTIKEVKSYKGY from the coding sequence ATGATGATTGAATGTTCAGTATCTCTTGGTGAGTTAGTAGATAAAATTACAATACTAGAAATTAAACAAGAAAAAATTAAAGATGATGCTAAGCAACTACTAATTGCTGATGAATTAAGTGCTTTAAATACTAAGCTTCAAGCATTGAATCTGAATGATCTAAAAGACTTAAAAGATGAGCTACGTCACATAAATCATAAACTCTGGCTAATAGAAGATGATATTCGTGATAAGGAGTCAGCAAAGGAATTTGATCAAGATTTTATAGAATTAGCAAGATCTGTTTATATAACAAATGATTTGAGATTTAAGGTTAAAAATCTAATAAATATGCGTTACAATTCTACAATCAAAGAAGTTAAATC